The following are encoded together in the Panicum virgatum strain AP13 chromosome 6K, P.virgatum_v5, whole genome shotgun sequence genome:
- the LOC120713504 gene encoding uncharacterized protein LOC120713504 gives MAHESVHTLVCTPRHLAPRVSRPFGKLRDPAAAQATETSALIRVRECESNKGIGQWDPPDHLPGRAATSGTPPPYPRKSSRRRRTLPGSPFALAQLQPAGGRPFPSCSSSATDACPPVGARADRRSPVDAAAHRQKRFGDWHLAAGAEQPAGQSATRPEEFKPALHGQQTASAAASRTLAVPAPPASPGVILGSIPRVAQDGGGAGEADVSLALAAPPRVSRLTVSGRVFPGRPTLQSFPFVLAADRSGLLLLSAILTTPLRRVVVDRPGMHSVHWEDTDLRYYVLDAATGAASLLPNPAPQEPIEQQALVGVLPSPGGGGGGGFMVAELLPLIGSDTANLRCYSSDVGEWVDKCVRYPLPPRPLEHFGSVSHQGRLWWVDYPWGIITADPFADHPVLRFVPLPRACVLKSREAWGLLDQFRYVGVSAGKLRFVDTYRRGHAPDKGQAKVTVWTLPDRDATEWKLEHEANFADIWADDSYEATGLPKKPPVLALIHPHNPAVVYFFLEGHLFAVDVPARKVVECDRYHLVAPPSSYPIANRFIRAWELPPSVSSDPGNWSADISSSEPSQAPPSRPRPGDYHLVGNTRQTFIG, from the exons ATGGCGCACGAGTCCGTCCACACCCTCGTGTGCACCCCGCGCCATCTTGCGCCACGAGTCAGCCGCCCCTTCG GGAAACTACGAGATCCTGCAGCTGCGCAGGCCACGGAGACTAGTGCCCTGATCAGGGTCAGGGAG TGTGAATCAAACAAGGGCATTGGCCAATGGGATCCCCCGGATCATTTGCCCGGCCGCGCCGCAACGTCCGGCACCCCACCCCCGTACCCGAGGAAGAGTTCACGGAGACGGAGGACACTCCCCGGCTCCCCCTTTGCTCTGGcgcagctgcagcctgcagggggGAGGCCTTTTCCCAGCTGCAGCAGCTCTGCGACCGACGCGTGCCCACCCGTGGGTGCACGAGCAGACCGCCGGTCCCCGGTGGATGCTGCCGCGCACCGGCAGAAACGGTTCGGGGACTGGCACCTGGCGGCTGGTGCGGAGCAGCCCGCCGGTCAGTCGGCGACAAGGCCCGAGGAATTCAAACCTGCACTGCACGGGCAGCAGACAGCGTCCGCGGCTGCCTCCCGGACCCTGGCAG tgcccgccccgccggcgtcgccggGGGTCATCCTCGGGAGCATCCCACGCGTCgcgcaggacggcggcggcgccggcgaggccgacGTGTCCCTGGcgctcgccgcgccaccgcgcgtGTCGCGCCTGACCGTCTCCGGGCGCGTCTTCCCGGGCCGCCCCACGCTGCAGAGCTTCCCGTTCGTGCTCGCCGCGGACCGCTCGGGCCTGCTCCTCCTCTCGGCCATCCTCACCACCCCGCTGCGGCGGGTCGTCGTCGATCGCCCGGGCATGCACTCGGTCCACTGGGAGGACACCGACCTGCGCTACTACGTCCTCGACGCCGCCACGGGCGCCGCGTCCCTCCTCCCCAACCCCGCCCCGCAGGAGCCCATCGAGCAACAGGCGCTCGTTGGCGTGCTCCccagccccggcggcggcggcggcggcggcttcatgGTCGCCGAGCTCCTGCCGCTCATCGGCAGCGACACGGCCAACCTCCGCTGCTACTCCTCCGACGTCGGCGAGTGGGTCGACAAGTGCGTGCGCTACCCGCTCCCGCCGCGGCCACTGGAGCATTTTGGCT CCGTCTCCCACCAGGGCAGGCTCTGGTGGGTCGACTACCCCTGGGGCATCATCACCGCCGACCCCTTCGCCGATCACCCCGTGCTCCGGTTCGTCCCGCTCCCCCGGGCCTGCGTGCTCAAGAGCAGGGAGGCCTGGGGCCTGCTCGACCAGTTCCGCTACGTCGGGGTCAGCGCCGGCAAGCTGCGCTTCGTCGACACCTACCGCCGCGGACACGCCCCGGACAAGG GCCAGGCCAAGGTCACCGTCTGGACCCTCCCCGACCGCGACGCCACGGAGTGGAAGCTGGAGCACGAGGCCAACTTCGCCGACATCTGGGCCGACGACTCCTACGAGGCCACTGGCCTCCCCAAGAAGCCCCCCGTGCTAGCGCTCATCCACCCCCATAACCCCGCCGTCGTCTACTTCTTCCTCGAGGGCCACCTCTTCGCCGTCGACGTGCCCGCCCGCAAGGTTGTCGAGTGCGACCGCTACCACCTGGTGGCGCCTCCCAGCAGCTACCCCATCGCCAATCGTTTCATCCGCGCTTGGGAGCTGCCGCCATCGGTCTCCTCTG ATCCGGGGAATTGGTCGGCTGACATTAGCTCGTCTGAACCAAGTCAAGCACCACCATCCCGGCCAAGGCCCGGGGATTACCACTTGGTTGGTAACACCCGACAAACATTCATAGGATGA